The genomic segment CAGCTGGACGGACTTGATGCGGCGCCGTGCAGGCGGTGAAGTTTCCAACGGCAACCCGGCGGAGTTCCCGGCCTGTCGGGCGGGTGGTATTCGGAAACAAGTCGGTACACCAATGGTCGTTGGGATCTCATAAAAAGAAAAAGTGTCATCGCTTCTTTCGTTCCCTTATGCGTACGTACTCAGGGAAAGGAATTGGCGATGACACTTTTCTTGCCGTTGTGCCGATATCTTCCACCGCGGAGCACTCCACTCGGCAGGGGCTGATTATCCAAGATTCGTCGGGGAATGCGGCAGATCGTGTGGATGGCACTCCTGGGCGGCCACGGCACGATGGTGCCCTGTCCGCTCGTGCGAGCGGACAGGGCACCACCAGTTCGGGTTCTCGGCAGCGCAGGTCAGCAACCGCCACGCGAGATGGAGCTGATGACGTCGTTGAACTGCCACTCGTAGGCCAGCAAGGACGAAACGACCTGGCGAGGCCCGATTTCACGCCGCGAGCCCGTGTACGTGCCGTCGGAATATACGCACCATGCGTCATCCGTGTTGTTGATGATCGCGGTGGTCTTGTCGTCGAGGTCCCGGTCGAACAGTTGGCTCTGGCTCCTGGTGAAACCGGCGAAAACCGCCTGGAAATTTTCGTCTTCGAAGAGGCAGAAGCGGTTGCTGCTGCACTGTTCGGGAGACGCGGCGGCAGGGCTTGCCGACAGTCCGGCAAATGCAAGACTGGCGATCATTAAGGCGGCAGAGGCCGCTGCGGACTTCCGAATGTTCACTACTACCCTCCGGGGTGGAGTCAACCTTGCCCGAGTGCAAGGAGGGGTTCAGCATATGGTCAACCAGGTGAATGCGCTATGCGCCTGACGGCCTTTTCTGGTTCTGTCGCGATTTCCGTGAAATCCGGAATGCGATCTTTCCGGTTCTTGAACATGCGGTGTTTCCATATCCGAGACGACCGCCATTCTCGGCCCTCGCGGTACGCATGCCGGATTCGGCCCCGCCGGCCATGGCACATCGCGCGGGCCGGAAGGTGGCGCAATTCCTGCACGGTGAGTCGGCGGTTCATCGGGCGCCGGTAGGGGTCGACCCTTGGTCGACGCGAACGCCGTGTCCGAGTGGAGATCGTGCCGCACGCCGTCTCATTCCCGCCCCGGGTCGGACACACGGGGCAAGCCCCTGATCGGGTGCCGCACGCCGCCCGCCACTCGAACGTGTGAGTTCGAAGGCGACCAGGCGGACGGACCCGGCCCCGAACGCCAGGATCGTATCCAGGTTCGACACATGCGCCCGTCCGGTGCGGTTGCCGCCCCGGATCCGGCGCGTTCTCGGAGCACCTACCGGCCGCCCAGACGGAGGACACCATGAACACCGAGCCCGATCCCGCCCATTGCCCCGGATTCGAACAGCGACGGCGGTTCCCGCTCGCCTCCCCGCCCTCCGGAACGCAGCAGTGCAACGCGCGTCGCTCGGCACGACCGGGGACGAGGTCGGGGGCATGAGCACCGGCGGTGACGTGGACGGCATCCGCCCGGACGCGGTGCCCGGCCCGCACGCCGCGGAGCTTCCGCTGCCGCCCGCCGCGGTGCCGGGCGGGCCGCGCGACGGTGACATCGCCGACGACCTGACGGAGGCGTACTGGTCCGTCTACGACGGCGCCGCGTCCACGGCCACCGTGGGACAAGTCCTCGCGCGGGTGCCGCGGATCATGCGCCGGATCGGCCGGCTGGCCTGGAACGCGGATCGGAACGCGACCATGGCGGTCGTGGGCTTGCAGCTCGCCTCCGCCGCGATGACGGCCTTCGGGCTCCTGGCCTCGGTGGCGGTACTGCGGGAGCTGTTCGCCCACGGGCCCACCCCGGACAGGGTCCGCGCGGCCGTCCCCCAACTCCTGGTCGTCGTCGGCTTCTTGAGTGCCCGGGCGCTCCTGGAGGCGGGTGTCGCCGTCGGGCAGGCCAGGGTGACCCCGGAGATCCGCACCGCTCTGGAGTGCGAGTTCCTCGCCCTGACCGTGCACGTACGGCTCGAGGTCGTCGACGACGCCGACTGGCACGACGAGGCCTACCGCGCCAACGACCGCGGCTTGTTCTACGCCCGGCAGATCGTCGGCCAGGTCGTCTCCCTGGCCGCGGCACTGCTCGCGCTCGTAGGCACCGCCGGCGTGCTGGGCGTCCTCCATCCCGCCTTGTTGCCACTGCTTTTGCTGTCCGTCCTGCCGGTCGGCGCGGCGGCCGTGCACAGCGCCCGCGCGCGCTTTCACTCCTTCAAACGGTGGAACACCCTGCAGCGCAGGGTGCGGGTCTTCTCCTGGCTGCTGTTGGAGAGGGACGCCGCCGCCGAACTTCGCTCGGACACCACCCAGCGAGCGCTCCTGGAGGAGCACCGACGGCTGACGACACGGATCGCCGAGGAGGACACCCGCCTGGGTGTAAGTGCGGCCCGGCCGGCCCTGGCGGGTCGAGCCGTCGGCGGGATCGGCATCGGCATCACCTACACGGCGCTCGGCACGATGCTCATCGCGGGATGGCTGCCGCCGGCCGCCGGCGCGGGTGGACGAGGTGTCCTTCACCTACCCGGGCAAGGACACCCCGGCCCTCGACGGCGTCTCCATGACCCTGCGGGCAGGTCGCACGGTGGCGTTCGTCGGCGTCAACGGCTCCGGCAAGTCCACCTGCGCGCGGCTGCTCGCCGGACTGTACGAACCCCACGCGGGCACCGTGTGCTGGGACGGCGTGAACGTGCTGGACATGGGCGCCGAGTCGCTGCAGGCCCGGGTCGGCTGCGTGCTCCAGGACCCGCTCCGGTTCCCGTTCAGCGCGCTGGCCAACCTGACACTCTCGCGCGGCACCCTCACCGAGTCCGACCCGCAGCGGGCCCTGGACGCCGCGCGAGCCTCCGGCGCCGACCAGGTCATCGCCGCACTGCCCGGCCGATGGGAGGCACTGCTTGTCCAAACGATTCCGCGGCGGACAGGAACTGTCCACCGGCCAGTGGGCGAAGATCGCCGTCGCCCGCGGCCTGTACAAGAACGCCCCCGTCCTGCTGCTGGACGAACCCACCGCCGGCATGGACCCCCGCGCCGAACACGCCGTGTACGAAGCGGTATTGCGGGACAATCCGCGCCCCGATCGGATCACGGTGCTCATCTCCCACCGCCTGGCGAGCGTGGTCGCCTGCGACCGCATCTACGTCTTCGACGGTGGCCGCATCACCGAGAGCGGCACCCACCCGGAACTGCTGGCCCTCGGCGGCGACTACGCCGCCATGTTCACCCTCCAGGCCGCCGGCTACCGCGCCGAAGCCGAGGAAACGGCATGACGCCCAACCACCGCAACCCCGCCCCGCCGCGCCCGTCGGCGCCCGGCCGGAGAACTTCACCACACACTGCCACGCCACCGACGGCCCGATGTGCGCGAACCCTTGACTTCGCGGAAGGCAAGGATTCCGGGCGCTGGGTGCGCGCGAGCGGGAATCTCTCGCCGAGCGCACCCCCCGCTCCCGACGGCGGCGGCCGGGTTCTGGACGTGGGATGCCGCATCGCACGCGTTCACGCCGTAGCCGAGATCGGCCGGGTGCACGGCCCACTTCCCTCGCCCGGCCCGCGAGGAGCACGCCGACCTCGAGGGCGTGCGTTGATTGCGCCTGGACATCGAGCGGGACGACCCGGCGCCGCTGCACGGGGAGAGGGGTACGACCTGATCATGCTGCGGCCGACATACCCCGTCCTGAAGGACCGCGCTCGCGTAATGCACGGGCCGGGCGGACGGCTTCGCGACGCTGGCGCGCTCGTCGGCGGCGCATCGCCTGGGA from the Embleya scabrispora genome contains:
- a CDS encoding peptidase inhibitor family I36 protein, translated to MNIRKSAAASAALMIASLAFAGLSASPAAASPEQCSSNRFCLFEDENFQAVFAGFTRSQSQLFDRDLDDKTTAIINNTDDAWCVYSDGTYTGSRREIGPRQVVSSLLAYEWQFNDVISSISRGGC
- a CDS encoding ATP-binding cassette domain-containing protein, producing MSKRFRGGQELSTGQWAKIAVARGLYKNAPVLLLDEPTAGMDPRAEHAVYEAVLRDNPRPDRITVLISHRLASVVACDRIYVFDGGRITESGTHPELLALGGDYAAMFTLQAAGYRAEAEETA